A genomic window from Solanum stenotomum isolate F172 chromosome 10, ASM1918654v1, whole genome shotgun sequence includes:
- the LOC125842806 gene encoding uncharacterized protein LOC125842806, whose amino-acid sequence MSNLSKLEFVALDISGNNYLSWVLDAEIHLDAKGLGATITNGNTTSSQDKAKAMIFLRHHLDEGLKVEYLTVKDPLELWTGLKERYDHLKATVLPRARYEWIHLRLQDFKTICEYNSAVYKITSQLKLCGEDIKDEDMLEKTLTTFHASNLVLQQQYRERGFKKYSELISCLLVAEQHNTLLLKNHEARPTGTAPLPEANEVEAHGQSERRQNKNQGQNNVRGRGNGRGRYNNRRGGGRHKRENNMGSQSNPSRGNCHRCGLKGHWKNECRAAEHFVRLYQDSLKRKGNKNGASSSNARVESHLTYKNDAEAGPSQKYDDNIEANLALKDDDFGDLDDITHLEVEDFFGDQN is encoded by the coding sequence ATGTCGAACTTATCAAAGCTTGAGTTCGTGGCACTTGACATTTCTGGAAATAATTACTTGTCATGGGTACTCGACGCTGAAATTCACCTTGACGCTAAAGGTCTTGGTGCCACTATTACCAACGGTAATACAACGTCGAGTCAGGACAAAGCAAAGGCAATGATTTTCCTTCGTCATCATCTGGATGAAGGATTGAAGGTTGAATACCTTACGGTGAAAGATCCACTTGAATTGTGGACTGGTTTGAAGGAAAGGTATGACCACCTTAAGGCAACGGTATTGCCAAGGGCTCGTTATGAATGGATTCACTTGCGGTTACaagattttaaaactatatgTGAATATAATTCTGCTGTATACAAAATTACTTCCCAATTAAAATTATGTGGGGAAGATATAAAAGATGAGGACATGTTGGAAAAGACTCTCACAACTTTTCATGCCTCAAATTTGGTATTACAGCAGCAATACCGTGAAAGGGGATTCAAAAAGTATTCTGAGTTGATCTCATGCCTTCTTGTGGCTGAGCAACATAATactcttttattgaaaaatcATGAGGCCCGTCCCACGGGAACTGCTCCGTTACCGGAAGCAAATGAGGTTGAAGCACATGGCCAGTCTGaaagaagacaaaataaaaatcaaggcCAAAATAATGTGCGTGGACGTGGCAATGGCAGAGGACGATATAATAATCGTCGTGGTGGTGGTCGCCACAAAAGGGAGAACAATATGGGTTCTCAAAGCAATCCTTCAAGAGGCAATTGTCATCGTTGTGGCTTGAAAGGGCATTGGAAGAATGAATGCCGAGCAGCTGAGCATTTTGTTAGGCTTTATCAAGATTccttgaaaagaaaaggaaataaaaatggtGCATCTTCTTCTAATGCTAGGGTGGAGTCACACTTGACTTATAAAAATGATGCCGAGGCAGGGCCttcacaaaaatatgatgaCAATATTGAAGCAAATTTGGCTTTAAAAGATGATGATTTTGGTGACCTTGATGATATTACTCATTTGGAAGTTGAAGACTTCTTTGGAGATCAAAATTAA